The Streptomyces halobius genomic interval GGGGCCGGCCTTCACCACGGTGCCCTTGGACGCGGACTTCACGGGGGTACCGGACGGCACGACGAAGTCCTGGCCGCTGTGCTTGGCCGACCACATGTTGCCGGCCAGGCCGAAGGTCGAGCCGAGGGTGTACTTGTCGAGCGGGGCCACCCAGGCGCCGGCCTTCTTCGCTGCGGCCCTCTTGGCGGCGGCCTTGGCCTGCTGGGCCTTCGCGGCCTTCTTTGCGTCGGCGGCGGCCTTGACCTGCGCGTCGGCCTGCTTGCTGAGCGCCGGGGCGACACCCGAGGCGACATTCGTCAGGTTGGATCCGGCGGCGTTGGCGACACCGGCGCCGAGGGCGGCGGTCATGCCCAGACCGGCGGCCACCACGGCGACGCGGGTGTGCAGAGCGGGCTTCTTGGAATTGCGGATGGCGGCGAACTTCGACATGCGGGTTATTTCCTCCAGGGATCTGGAATCAGGAATTGATTCGCCTATCCCGGCTGCGGTCCGGGTTGGCCATCCCTTGGTAACCCGCATTCAGCAACCCGCCAAACTCTCTTCGCTACTACCCGACGCCGTATCCAACGGAATGTAATTCAGGTCATAGCGGGCGGCCGAATCCGCTTACCACGACCACTCCACTCGTGGTCACATACTCTCTGACCTGGCGTTTTGTCGGTGCACCCCAGAGCGCCGCGCACCCTCCGGCGGTACCGCCGCGATCCCCGCCACCCCATCCCCATAATCCCCTACCTTTTCTAGTAGGCGGCCAATTCCATGTGTGCCATGTCACCGGCACATAAGCCCTGACCCACATTCGGTGAAGCATTTTGTGACCTGGATAACGTGACATGGGTTACTCGAAAAGCCGGAATTAGTCGAATAGGCCACCTGTCCGCCGGCGGGCGCGTAACCTGGCTGAGGCAACGTCAGCAGCCACGGGGGAGGCCGTCCGCGCGATGGAACCGTCAGCAGTCGGGATACGGCTCGCCTCCGGCGTCGTCGCACCGCTCGTCAGGAAGCTGTTCGTCAAGGAGGGGCCGGGGGCCGGGCTGGTGACGCGGCCCGTAAGGATCTCCGGACTGGTCTCCTTCAAGGGCGAGAAGCGGACCCTCTCCGACAAGGACCTGCGCAAACTGGCGGCGGAGCTGGTGACCCGCGCCGTACGGGCCGCCGGCCCCGGCGAACGCCCCCTCCCCGAGGACGAGGAATCCGCCCTGGCCGACGCCCTCGCCACCACCCTGCGCGGCCTCGGCGAGCTGGACATGGACGACGTACAGGCCGTCCTGCTCGGCCACAGCGCCCTCGCCGAACGCCTCGCCCTCGCCGCCCCGCACACCCCCCGCGCCCTCTCCCGGGACGCCGAGCTGCTGCATCACGCCCTGCTCGGCACGGCCTGCCTGCACATCGTGCACTTCTTCACCCAGCGGTCGACGTTCGTGGCCCGCACCCTGGTCGAGCAGACCCGGACCCTGGACGGCGTCATCACCAAGATCGACGAGTTCCTGGACGGGCACCCGTCCCCGCGGACCGCCGACCTCGCCTTCGAGCGCACCTACCTCCCCTACATCGCCCGCAAGCACAGCCGCCTGACCATCTACGGCATCGACCTCGCCCACTCCCCGGACCGGTGGCCGCTGGACTCCACCTATCTGAGCCTGGGGGCGACAAGCCCGCGGCCGCGCACTGCGTTCGGACTCTCCGACGAGTGGCTGGTCGGCGGGGGCCCACCCCTTCCGCCCCAACGCGCCGACCGGGCCCTCGCCGACTTCGACCGCGTCCTGCTGCGCGGCGTCGCCGGCTCCGGCAAGACGACCCTCATCCATTGGCTGGCCGTCTCCTGCACCAAGGACCCCGCCGACACCCCCCTCCCCCACCTCTACGGCCGCATCCCCTTCGTCCTCCCCCTGCGCACCCTCACCCGCTCCGGCGGCGCCCTGCCCACCCCCGACCGCTTCCTCGCCGCCGTCGGGTGCCCGCTCTCCGGCGCCCAGCCCGACGGCTGGGCCGAGCGCGTCCTGAGCCAGGGCCGGG includes:
- a CDS encoding M23 family metallopeptidase; this encodes MSKFAAIRNSKKPALHTRVAVVAAGLGMTAALGAGVANAAGSNLTNVASGVAPALSKQADAQVKAAADAKKAAKAQQAKAAAKRAAAKKAGAWVAPLDKYTLGSTFGLAGNMWSAKHSGQDFVVPSGTPVKSASKGTVVKAGPNGGGDGPAYGNAIVIKHANGKYTQYAHLSAIHVQVGQKVGTDQKIGLVGSTGNSSGPHLHFEVRTGPNYGTGIEPTGFLRAHGASV